The following coding sequences lie in one Apium graveolens cultivar Ventura chromosome 3, ASM990537v1, whole genome shotgun sequence genomic window:
- the LOC141714970 gene encoding uncharacterized protein LOC141714970, which yields MLCLLISGPTQPGNDIDVFLQPLIDDLKKLWHGKQVYDAYKNEQFLLRGILLWTISDYPAYGNLSGNIIKGYNGCPICVDQTKATRLVNYRKCVVMRHRRWLPPHHPYRRKKQDFDNTVEKEIAPVPLTGEEVLERVQHLKGHVYGKTQRQPRLKKGDARPVWKKVSIFFELEYWKFLPVRHVLDVMHIEKNICESLLGTMLNIPKKMKDKESVRIDMAEMGIRTELRPKTPGIKEKLPLASWNLTHSEKKVVCSSFLGMKLPDGFCSNIQNLVSMENLRLTGMKSHDYHTILHHLLPIAIRSSLQKQVRKTIIKFCLFFKAICSKVIEVDKLEKMQSQLVETLCQLEKYFPPSLFDLMFHISVHLVREVELCGPIFLRWMYPFERYMKTFKGYIRNRARAEGCIAEAYIAEEAVECLVDNEEVTIGVPKKGRHTKDFICKPLSGTTIITPSCTDLHVAHLCVLQNTTAVRPYIE from the coding sequence ATGCTATGCTTGTTGATATCTGGACCAACTCAACCCGGAAATGATATTGATGTGTTTCTTCAACCACTTATAGATGATTTAAAAAAGTTGTGGCATGGGAAACAAGTGTACGATGCTTACAAGAATGAGCAGTTTTTGCTAAGAGGCATCTTGTTATGGACTATTAGTGATTATCCAGCCTATGGTAACTTGTCGGGAAATATAATCAAAGGGTATAATGGTTGTCCTATCTGTGTTGATCAAACAAAAGCTACAAGGCTTGTCAATTATCGTAAGTGCGTGGTCATGAGGCATCGAAGGTGGTTGCCCCCTCATCATCCTTATCGTCGGAAGAAACAAGATTTTGATAACACCGTAGAAAAAGAAATAGCTCCAGTTCCATTAACCGGAGAGGAGGTACTTGAAAGAGTGCAACATTTAAAGGGACATGTCTATGGTAAAACACAACGCCAACCACGATTGAAGAAAGGTGATGCTCGACCTGTATGGAAGAAGGTTTCTATATTTTTTGAACTTGAGTATTGGAAATTTTTGCCGGTTCGACATGTTCTCGATGTGATGCACATCGAGAAAAATATTTGTGAATCTTTACTCGGTACGATGCTTAATATACCAAAAAAGATGAAAGACAAGGAATCTGTGCGCATTGACATGGCTGAAATGGGGATTAGAACAGAACTAAGGCCAAAAACTCCGGGGATAAAGGAGAAGTTACCATTGGCATCTTGGAATCTAACCCATTCTGAAAAAAAGGTTGTTTGCTCATCCTTCCTTGGCATGAAGTTGCCTGATGGTTTTTGTTCtaatattcagaacctggtttcAATGGAAAATCTTCGTCTTACCGGAATGAAATCTCACGACTACCATACGATTTTGCATCACTTGCTCCCAATTGCGATTCGCTCGTCACTACAAAAACAGGTCAGGAAAACTATTATCAAGTTTTGTCTATTTTTCAAAGCGATCTGTAGTAAAGTTATTGAGGTTGATAAGCTGGAGAAAATGCAATCGCAACTGGTAGAAACTCTTTGTCAGCTTGAAAAATACTTTCCTCCCTCGTTGTTTGATTTAATGTTTCATATCTCGGTTCATCTTGTAAGAGAAGTCGAGCTTTGTGGACCAATTTTCCTTAGGTGGATGTATCCTTTTGAGAGATACATGAAGACATTCAAGGGATATATAAGGAATCGAGCTCGTGCAGAAGGTTGCATCGCTGAGGCCTATATTGCAGAAGAGGCAGTTGAATGTTTGGTGGATAATGAAGAAGTGACAATTGGGGTACCAAAAAAAGGTAGGCATACCAAGGATTTTATTTGCAAGCCATTATCCGGTACAACAATTATAACCCCGAGCTGTACTGATTTGCACGTAGCACATTTATGTGTTCTACAAAATACCACTGCTGTTAGGCCATATATTGAGTAA